From a region of the Synchiropus splendidus isolate RoL2022-P1 chromosome 12, RoL_Sspl_1.0, whole genome shotgun sequence genome:
- the smyd2b gene encoding N-lysine methyltransferase SMYD2-B isoform X1 produces MTGGIEGIERFDSPGKGRGLRVTRGFKVGDLLFSSPAYACVLSVKERGYFCDFCFVRKKGLARCGKCKKAFYCNATCQKGDWAMHKLECSAMTAFGEKWCPSEMSRLVARIMARKKTQKGPCLSERILRVDEMQSHVEDVDNERREMSEANIAGLCQFYSKNLDLPDHKDLLTLFSQVACNGFTVEDEELSHIGTAVYPDVALINHSCLPSVIITYKGTCAEVRAVKDMEPGDEVLISYIDLLYPTDDRNNRLRESYYFSCDCPECHTKSQDKVKLKERKRSEAFESDVVSNMIRYARKTIREFRASKDVKAPSELLEMCEHSLEKMGAVFDDANIYMLHMMYQAMGVCLYLDDDDGAIRYGEKIIKPYCRLYPPFSLNVSSMYLKLGKLYMRMERPSAAVSALKKALAIMEVAHGRDHQYVKELRQHIAGI; encoded by the exons ATGACAGGCGGCATCGAGGGGATTGAGAGGTTCGACAGTCCGGGGAAAGGACGCGGTCTCCGGGTGACTCGCGGGTTTAAGGTGGGCGACCTGCTCTTCTCAAGTCCCGCGTACGCGTGCGTGCTGTCCGTCAAGGAGAGGGGCTACTTCTGCGACTTCTGCTTCGTCAG GAAAAAGGGTTTGGCAAGATGTGGGAAGTGCAAGAAGGCCTTCTACTGCAACGCCACATGTCAG AAAGGAGACTGGGCCATGCACAAACTGGAGTGTTCCGCCATGACGGCCTTCGGAGAGAAGTGGTGTCCGTCTGAGATGTCCAGACTGGTGGCCCGGATCATGGCCAGAAAG AAAACACAGAAGGGCCCATGTTTATCGGAGAGGATTCTTCGGGTAGATGAGATGCAGTCTC ATGTGGAGGACGTGGacaatgagaggagagagatgagcGAGGCCAACATCGCTGGACTCTGCCAGTTCTACTCCAAAAACCTGGACCTTCCCGACCACAAGGACCTGCTCACTCTCTTCTCACAG GTCGCCTGTAAcggcttcacagtggaggacgaAGAGCTGTCCCACATAGGTACAGCTGTCTATCCAGA CGTGGCACTGATCAACCACAGCTGCCTCCCCAGCGTCATCATCACGTACAAGGGCACGTGTGCCGAGGTGCGGGCCGTAAAAGACATGGAGCCTGGAGACGAG GTTCTGATCAGCTACATCGACCTGCTGTACCCAACAGACGACCGCAACAACCGCCTGCGCGAGTCCTACTACTTCAGCTGCGACTGTCCCGAGTGTCACACCAAGTCCCAA GATAAAGTGAAGCTGAAGGAGCGCAAGCGGAGCGAAGCCTTCGAGTCAGATGTCGTCTCCAACATGATCCGCTACGCGCGCAAAACCATCCGAGAGTTCCGAGCCTCAAAAGATGTTAAAG CCCCTAGTGAGCTGCTGGAGATGTGCGAGCACAGTCTGGAGAAGATGGGGGCGGTGTTCGACGACGCCAATATTTACATGCTGCACATGATGTACCAGGCCATGGGGGTGTGTCTCTACCTGGACGACGACGATGGCGCCATCAGATACGGAGAGAAGATCATCAAACCCTACTG CCGTCTGTATCCCCCCTTCTCCCTCAACGTCTCGTCCATGTACCTGAAGCTTGGGAAGCTGTACATGAGAATGGAGAGACCCTCAGCAGCGGTCAGTGCTCTGAAGAAG GCCCTGGCCATCATGGAGGTGGCTCACGGGAGAGACCACCAATATGTGAAAGAGCTGCGTCAGCACATCGCCggaatatga
- the smyd2b gene encoding N-lysine methyltransferase SMYD2-B isoform X2: MTGGIEGIERFDSPGKGRGLRVTRGFKVGDLLFSSPAYACVLSVKERGYFCDFCFVRKKGLARCGKCKKAFYCNATCQKGDWAMHKLECSAMTAFGEKWCPSEMSRLVARIMARKKTQKGPCLSERILRVDEMQSHVEDVDNERREMSEANIAGLCQFYSKNLDLPDHKDLLTLFSQVACNGFTVEDEELSHIGTAVYPDVALINHSCLPSVIITYKGTCAEVRAVKDMEPGDEVLISYIDLLYPTDDRNNRLRESYYFSCDCPECHTKSQDKVKLKERKRSEAFESDVVSNMIRYARKTIREFRASKDVKAPSELLEMCEHSLEKMGAVFDDANIYMLHMMYQAMGVCLYLDDDDGAIRYGEKIIKPYWPWPSWRWLTGETTNM, encoded by the exons ATGACAGGCGGCATCGAGGGGATTGAGAGGTTCGACAGTCCGGGGAAAGGACGCGGTCTCCGGGTGACTCGCGGGTTTAAGGTGGGCGACCTGCTCTTCTCAAGTCCCGCGTACGCGTGCGTGCTGTCCGTCAAGGAGAGGGGCTACTTCTGCGACTTCTGCTTCGTCAG GAAAAAGGGTTTGGCAAGATGTGGGAAGTGCAAGAAGGCCTTCTACTGCAACGCCACATGTCAG AAAGGAGACTGGGCCATGCACAAACTGGAGTGTTCCGCCATGACGGCCTTCGGAGAGAAGTGGTGTCCGTCTGAGATGTCCAGACTGGTGGCCCGGATCATGGCCAGAAAG AAAACACAGAAGGGCCCATGTTTATCGGAGAGGATTCTTCGGGTAGATGAGATGCAGTCTC ATGTGGAGGACGTGGacaatgagaggagagagatgagcGAGGCCAACATCGCTGGACTCTGCCAGTTCTACTCCAAAAACCTGGACCTTCCCGACCACAAGGACCTGCTCACTCTCTTCTCACAG GTCGCCTGTAAcggcttcacagtggaggacgaAGAGCTGTCCCACATAGGTACAGCTGTCTATCCAGA CGTGGCACTGATCAACCACAGCTGCCTCCCCAGCGTCATCATCACGTACAAGGGCACGTGTGCCGAGGTGCGGGCCGTAAAAGACATGGAGCCTGGAGACGAG GTTCTGATCAGCTACATCGACCTGCTGTACCCAACAGACGACCGCAACAACCGCCTGCGCGAGTCCTACTACTTCAGCTGCGACTGTCCCGAGTGTCACACCAAGTCCCAA GATAAAGTGAAGCTGAAGGAGCGCAAGCGGAGCGAAGCCTTCGAGTCAGATGTCGTCTCCAACATGATCCGCTACGCGCGCAAAACCATCCGAGAGTTCCGAGCCTCAAAAGATGTTAAAG CCCCTAGTGAGCTGCTGGAGATGTGCGAGCACAGTCTGGAGAAGATGGGGGCGGTGTTCGACGACGCCAATATTTACATGCTGCACATGATGTACCAGGCCATGGGGGTGTGTCTCTACCTGGACGACGACGATGGCGCCATCAGATACGGAGAGAAGATCATCAAACCCTACTG GCCCTGGCCATCATGGAGGTGGCTCACGGGAGAGACCACCAATATGTGA
- the LOC128768635 gene encoding tyrosine-protein phosphatase non-receptor type 14-like isoform X1, giving the protein MPFRLKLRRTRRYNVLSKNYFVTRIRLLDDNVIECTLSVESTGQECLEAVAQRLELRETHYFGLWFQGKTQTPAQRWVELEKPLKKQLDKFGNEPLLFFGVMFYVPSVSRLEQEATRYQYYLQVKKELLDGRLHCTVEQGIRLAGLAVQADFGDFTQFTSQDFLREYVLFPVNWPNGDEVLEEWTQKVAEEHKSHCRMQAAEAELLYIKEIEKLDGFGQESFPAKDNYTNDIFIGVSFIGVFVKHRNGRSIMLHRWKDIGTVAHNKSAITVEIMSRDDTIIFHLEDMEMAKYIARLFTARHKFYKQNKICADRPTHSPAPIPRRTTWTHRLSLPRPQSCNFQYGDHYQDTQSSQDSIFHDDPYFKSQTSLDRCQLDFPYRNGTVPNGSMYSSPSLSSLNHSQTFVPPSPMSSNLSIPGSELMRPDYIPSHRHSAIIAPSYRPTPEYDAVMRQKRRMLPAHHDLHSQSLRSLNISNACAYRQPEALVYSQPEMRERGPYHGLGQSPGPYTPQISYSKPVSHGPHQGGPASSHGPCHSPFVNGVGGSSGGGGVGSSISHTVSTPELANTKQQGTNTGNYAATANMLRNHMSRPPPPYPTSSFRPATSTPDLASHRHRCIGGSSPELVTRMVQLSVKTFQPDSSAVVHQSLQEVSEPLTTAAKHRSTLGKRHSMEVISSMRGGGGGMEGLVMKSINAPLHRRNTLREHVKPPPPQAICAPQAQTPQPPAHPPPPPQPSQPSPQQPKELPVQMTVQKVQEPATTGPVGYQHQKTLSNATMLIHSSESEEEEEEEERPELDVQIPSLNEDISISAQLQAALAKLPNKPPPEYPGPPRPPSNTKIRSHGHNHTHNHNQGPGSNQGPVDQTPEQNHALTHGQSQGSVGPGSAGGSGGTLTRADQVNGAVLGPSISEPDLTSVKERVRKEPVKERPVSEMFSLEDSIVEREIAQRTLERQKMSVDSMKRPLMMAALNGLYVARMPVPECPAEDGAKAATDERCKTLELKLEEERVFTEYEQVPKKRPDCVPTTATLPENTERNRFRDVVPYEENRVELVPNKENNTGYINASHIKVMIRGEEWHYIATQGPLANTCADFWQMVWEQGVNVIAMVTAEEEGGRPKSHRYWPKLGSKHNSATHGKFKVTTKFRTDSGWYATTGLKVKHLLSGQERTVWHLQYTDWPEQGCPEYVQGFLSYLEEIQSVRRHTNSMLDTSKSLNPPVVVHCSAGVGRTGVVILTELMISCLEHNQPVEVSAMLSALRQQRMLMVQTISQYKFVYQVLIQFLKNSRLI; this is encoded by the exons ATGCCTTTCCGGCTGAAGCTGAGGCGCACACGGCGCTACAATGTCCTGAGCAAGAACTACTTTGTGACCCGGATTCGCCTGCTGGACGACAATGTGATTGAGTGCACTCTGTCGGTGGAGAGTACAGGGCAGGAATGTCTGGAGGCGGTGGCCCAGAGGCTGGAGCTCCGGGAG ACTCATTACTTTGGCCTGTGGTTCCAAGGGAAGACCCAGACCCCGGCCCAGCGCTGGGTGGAGCTGGAGAAACCACTGAAGAAGCAGTTGGACAAGTTTGGCAATGAACCACTGCTCTTCTTTGGGGTGATGTTCTACGTGCCAAGTGTGTCTCGTCTGGAGCAAGAAGCTACAAG GTATCAGTATTACCTGCAGGTGAAGAAGGAATTATTGGACGGGAGGCTGCACTGCACGGTGGAGCAGGGAATCAGACTAGCTGGTCTAGCAGTAcaag CTGATTTTGGGGACTTCACTCAGTTCACGTCTCAGGACTTCCTCAGGGAATACGTTCTGTTTCCCGTG AACTGGCCCAATGGAGATGAGGTGCTGGAGGAGTGGACGCAGAAAGTGGCAGAGGAGCACAAGAGTCACTG TCGAATGCAGGCTGCAGAGGCGGAGCTTTTGTACATCAAGGAGATTGAGAAACTGGACGGTTTTGGGCAGGAGAGTTTTCCTGCTAAG GACAACTACACCAATGACATTTTCATCGGCGTGTCCTTCATCGGAGTGTTTGTCAAACACAGAAATGGCAGATCTATCATGCTCCACAG GTGGAAGGACATTGGCACCGTTGCACATAACAAGTCTGCCATCACCGTTGAGATCATGAGCAGGGACGACACCATCATTTTTCACTTG GAAGACATGGAGATGGCCAAGTACATTGCCCGTCTTTTCACGGCCAGACACAAGTTCTACAAGCAAAACAAGATCTGTGCAGA CAGGCCGACCCACTCACCTGCACCAATCCCAAGACGGACCACCTGGACCCACCGGCTCTCCTTG CCACGCCCCCAGTCCTGTAACTTCCAGTATGGCGACCACTATCAAGACACACAAAGCTCTCAAG ACAGCATCTTCCACGACGACCCGTACTTCAAGTCGCAGACCAGTCTGGATCGCTGCCAATTGGACTTTCCCTACCGTAATGGGACGGTTCCCAATGGGAGCATGTACAGCAGCCCCAGCCTCAGCTCGCTCAATCACTCCCAGACGTTTGTCCCACCTTCCCCCATGTCCTCCAACCTCAGCATCCCCGGCAGTGAGCTTATGCGCCCAGACTACATCCCGAGCCACCGCCACAGTGCCATTATCGCTCCGTCCTACCGGCCCACGCCGGAGTATGATGCTGTGATGAGGCAGAAGCGGCGAATGCTCCCTGCTCACCATGACCTGCACAGCCAATCGCTGCGCAGCCTCAACATAAGTAACGCCTGTGCATACCGGCAACCTGAAGCTCTGGTCTACAGCCAGCCTGAGATGAGGGAGAGGGGCCCGTATCATGGTCTGGGTCAAAGTCCTGGACCTTACACTCCACAG ATCAGCTACAGTAAACCAGTGTCCCACGGCCCCCACCAAGGAGGACCAGCCAGCAGCCACGGACCCTGCCACTCGCCCTTCGTCAATGGAGTCGGCGGCAGCAGTGGAGGCGGAGGTGTCGGCAGCTCCATCTCTCACACTGTCAGCACGCCCGAGCTGGCGAACACCAAACAACAAGGGACGAACACAGGAAACTACGCCGCTACCGCCAACATGCTGCGTAACCACATGTCACGTCCACCGCCGCCTTACCCCACAAGCTCCTTCCGCCCCGCCACCAGCACGCCAGACTTGGCCAGCCACCGTCATCGCTGCATCGGGGGCAGCAGTCCGGAGCTGGTGACTCGCATGGTACAGCTCTCGGTCAAGACCTTCCAGCCAGACAGTTCAGCTGTGGTGCATCAGTCCCTGCAGGAGGTCAGTGAGCCACTGACTACTGCGGCCAAGCACCGCTCGACGCTCGGGAAGAGACACAGCATGGAGGTGATCAGCAGCAtgagaggcggaggaggaggaatggaGGGGCTTGTGATGAAGAGCATCAACGCTCCACTACATCGTCGGAACACTCTGAGAGAGCATGTGAAGCCCCCTCCCCCTCAGGCCATTTGTGCACCTCAAGCCCAGACCCCTCAGCCACCCGCTCAccccccacctccacctcaGCCTTCTCAACCTTCACCTCAGCAGCCGAAAGAGCTGCCCGTTCAGATGACTGTCCAAAAAGTACAGGAGCCTGCCACGACTGGTCCGGTGGGCTATCAGCACCAGAAGACCCTCTCCAACGCCACCATGCTGATCCACAGTAGCGAGagcgaagaagaggaggaagaggaggagcgacCCGAGCTCGACGTTCAAATCCCGAGCCTTAATGAGGACATTAGCATTAGCGCTCAACTCCAAGCAGCATTGGCCAAACTGCCGAACAAGCCTCCTCCGGAGTACCCCGGTCCTCCGAGACCTCCCAGCAACACGAAGATCCGCAGTCACGGTCACAACCACACTCACAACCACAATCAAGGACCAGGATCCAACCAGGGACCCGTAGACCAGACCCCAGAACAGAACCACGCTCTCACTCACGGACAGAGCCAGGGCAGTGTCGGACCCGGGAGCGCTGGCGGTTCTGGCGGTACGTTAACCCGAGCGGACCAGGTCAACGGGGCGGTTTTGGGACCGTCCATTTCTGAGCCAGACCTGACCAGCGTGAAGGAGAGGGTGAGGAAGGAGCCGGTCAAAGAGAGGCCGGTGTCGGAGATGTTCTCCCTGGAGGACAGCATTGTGGAGCGGGAGATCGCGCAGAGG ACGCTGGAAAGACAGAAAATGTCTGTGGACTCCATGAAGAGGCCCCTGATGATGGCAGCGCTCAACGGGCTCTACGTGGCCCGGATGCCCGTCCCAGAGTGTCCAGCAGAGGACGGCGCCAAAGCTGCCACTGACGAGCGG TGCAAGACTCTGGAGCTGAAGCTGGAAGAGGAGCGGGTTTTCACAGAGTACGAGCAGGTTCCCAAAAAGCGACCCGACTGTGTTCCCACCACGGCCACACTGCCCGAGAACACCGAGCGCAACCGCTTCCGTGACGTGGTCCCGTATGAGGAGAATCGGGTCGAGCTGGTGCCGAACAAAGAGAACAACACTGGATACATCAATGCCTCGCACATCAAG GTGATGATCCGGGGGGAGGAGTGGCACTACATCGCCACCCAGGGGCCGTTAGCTAACACCTGCGCAGACTTCTGGCAGATGGTCTGGGAGCAGGGGGTCAATGTCATCGCCATGGTGACAGCCGAGGAG GAGGGCGGCCGACCCAAGAGCCACCGCTACTGGCCCAAACTGGGCTCCAAACACAACTCGGCCACTCACGGAAAGTTCAAGGTCACCACCAAGTTCCGCACCGACTCGGGGTGGTACGCCACCACGGGACTGAAGGTCAAGCACTTGCTGTCGGGTCAGGAGCGGACCGTGTGGCACCTGCAGTACACGGACTGGCCGGAGCAGGGCTGCCCTGAATACGTCCAGGGTTTCCTCT CCTACCTGGAGGAGATCCAGTCCGTGAGGAGACACACCAACTCCATGCTGGACACCTCCAAGAGCCTCAACCCCCCCGTGGTGGTCCACTGCAGCGCCGGTGTAGGGCGCACGGGCGTGGTCATCCTCACTGAGCTGATGATCAGCTGCCTGGAGCACAACCAG CCGGTGGAAGTCTCCGCCATGTTGTCGGCGCTGCGACAGCAGAGGATGCTGATGGTCCAGACCATCTCCCAGTACAAGTTTGTCTACCAGGTCCTGATCCAGTTCCTCAAGAACTCGCGCCTCATCTGA
- the LOC128768635 gene encoding tyrosine-protein phosphatase non-receptor type 14-like isoform X2: MPFRLKLRRTRRYNVLSKNYFVTRIRLLDDNVIECTLSVESTGQECLEAVAQRLELRETHYFGLWFQGKTQTPAQRWVELEKPLKKQLDKFGNEPLLFFGVMFYVPSVSRLEQEATRYQYYLQVKKELLDGRLHCTVEQGIRLAGLAVQADFGDFTQFTSQDFLREYVLFPVNWPNGDEVLEEWTQKVAEEHKSHCRMQAAEAELLYIKEIEKLDGFGQESFPAKDNYTNDIFIGVSFIGVFVKHRNGRSIMLHRWKDIGTVAHNKSAITVEIMSRDDTIIFHLEDMEMAKYIARLFTARHKFYKQNKICAEPTHSPAPIPRRTTWTHRLSLPRPQSCNFQYGDHYQDTQSSQDSIFHDDPYFKSQTSLDRCQLDFPYRNGTVPNGSMYSSPSLSSLNHSQTFVPPSPMSSNLSIPGSELMRPDYIPSHRHSAIIAPSYRPTPEYDAVMRQKRRMLPAHHDLHSQSLRSLNISNACAYRQPEALVYSQPEMRERGPYHGLGQSPGPYTPQISYSKPVSHGPHQGGPASSHGPCHSPFVNGVGGSSGGGGVGSSISHTVSTPELANTKQQGTNTGNYAATANMLRNHMSRPPPPYPTSSFRPATSTPDLASHRHRCIGGSSPELVTRMVQLSVKTFQPDSSAVVHQSLQEVSEPLTTAAKHRSTLGKRHSMEVISSMRGGGGGMEGLVMKSINAPLHRRNTLREHVKPPPPQAICAPQAQTPQPPAHPPPPPQPSQPSPQQPKELPVQMTVQKVQEPATTGPVGYQHQKTLSNATMLIHSSESEEEEEEEERPELDVQIPSLNEDISISAQLQAALAKLPNKPPPEYPGPPRPPSNTKIRSHGHNHTHNHNQGPGSNQGPVDQTPEQNHALTHGQSQGSVGPGSAGGSGGTLTRADQVNGAVLGPSISEPDLTSVKERVRKEPVKERPVSEMFSLEDSIVEREIAQRTLERQKMSVDSMKRPLMMAALNGLYVARMPVPECPAEDGAKAATDERCKTLELKLEEERVFTEYEQVPKKRPDCVPTTATLPENTERNRFRDVVPYEENRVELVPNKENNTGYINASHIKVMIRGEEWHYIATQGPLANTCADFWQMVWEQGVNVIAMVTAEEEGGRPKSHRYWPKLGSKHNSATHGKFKVTTKFRTDSGWYATTGLKVKHLLSGQERTVWHLQYTDWPEQGCPEYVQGFLSYLEEIQSVRRHTNSMLDTSKSLNPPVVVHCSAGVGRTGVVILTELMISCLEHNQPVEVSAMLSALRQQRMLMVQTISQYKFVYQVLIQFLKNSRLI, encoded by the exons ATGCCTTTCCGGCTGAAGCTGAGGCGCACACGGCGCTACAATGTCCTGAGCAAGAACTACTTTGTGACCCGGATTCGCCTGCTGGACGACAATGTGATTGAGTGCACTCTGTCGGTGGAGAGTACAGGGCAGGAATGTCTGGAGGCGGTGGCCCAGAGGCTGGAGCTCCGGGAG ACTCATTACTTTGGCCTGTGGTTCCAAGGGAAGACCCAGACCCCGGCCCAGCGCTGGGTGGAGCTGGAGAAACCACTGAAGAAGCAGTTGGACAAGTTTGGCAATGAACCACTGCTCTTCTTTGGGGTGATGTTCTACGTGCCAAGTGTGTCTCGTCTGGAGCAAGAAGCTACAAG GTATCAGTATTACCTGCAGGTGAAGAAGGAATTATTGGACGGGAGGCTGCACTGCACGGTGGAGCAGGGAATCAGACTAGCTGGTCTAGCAGTAcaag CTGATTTTGGGGACTTCACTCAGTTCACGTCTCAGGACTTCCTCAGGGAATACGTTCTGTTTCCCGTG AACTGGCCCAATGGAGATGAGGTGCTGGAGGAGTGGACGCAGAAAGTGGCAGAGGAGCACAAGAGTCACTG TCGAATGCAGGCTGCAGAGGCGGAGCTTTTGTACATCAAGGAGATTGAGAAACTGGACGGTTTTGGGCAGGAGAGTTTTCCTGCTAAG GACAACTACACCAATGACATTTTCATCGGCGTGTCCTTCATCGGAGTGTTTGTCAAACACAGAAATGGCAGATCTATCATGCTCCACAG GTGGAAGGACATTGGCACCGTTGCACATAACAAGTCTGCCATCACCGTTGAGATCATGAGCAGGGACGACACCATCATTTTTCACTTG GAAGACATGGAGATGGCCAAGTACATTGCCCGTCTTTTCACGGCCAGACACAAGTTCTACAAGCAAAACAAGATCTGTGCAGA GCCGACCCACTCACCTGCACCAATCCCAAGACGGACCACCTGGACCCACCGGCTCTCCTTG CCACGCCCCCAGTCCTGTAACTTCCAGTATGGCGACCACTATCAAGACACACAAAGCTCTCAAG ACAGCATCTTCCACGACGACCCGTACTTCAAGTCGCAGACCAGTCTGGATCGCTGCCAATTGGACTTTCCCTACCGTAATGGGACGGTTCCCAATGGGAGCATGTACAGCAGCCCCAGCCTCAGCTCGCTCAATCACTCCCAGACGTTTGTCCCACCTTCCCCCATGTCCTCCAACCTCAGCATCCCCGGCAGTGAGCTTATGCGCCCAGACTACATCCCGAGCCACCGCCACAGTGCCATTATCGCTCCGTCCTACCGGCCCACGCCGGAGTATGATGCTGTGATGAGGCAGAAGCGGCGAATGCTCCCTGCTCACCATGACCTGCACAGCCAATCGCTGCGCAGCCTCAACATAAGTAACGCCTGTGCATACCGGCAACCTGAAGCTCTGGTCTACAGCCAGCCTGAGATGAGGGAGAGGGGCCCGTATCATGGTCTGGGTCAAAGTCCTGGACCTTACACTCCACAG ATCAGCTACAGTAAACCAGTGTCCCACGGCCCCCACCAAGGAGGACCAGCCAGCAGCCACGGACCCTGCCACTCGCCCTTCGTCAATGGAGTCGGCGGCAGCAGTGGAGGCGGAGGTGTCGGCAGCTCCATCTCTCACACTGTCAGCACGCCCGAGCTGGCGAACACCAAACAACAAGGGACGAACACAGGAAACTACGCCGCTACCGCCAACATGCTGCGTAACCACATGTCACGTCCACCGCCGCCTTACCCCACAAGCTCCTTCCGCCCCGCCACCAGCACGCCAGACTTGGCCAGCCACCGTCATCGCTGCATCGGGGGCAGCAGTCCGGAGCTGGTGACTCGCATGGTACAGCTCTCGGTCAAGACCTTCCAGCCAGACAGTTCAGCTGTGGTGCATCAGTCCCTGCAGGAGGTCAGTGAGCCACTGACTACTGCGGCCAAGCACCGCTCGACGCTCGGGAAGAGACACAGCATGGAGGTGATCAGCAGCAtgagaggcggaggaggaggaatggaGGGGCTTGTGATGAAGAGCATCAACGCTCCACTACATCGTCGGAACACTCTGAGAGAGCATGTGAAGCCCCCTCCCCCTCAGGCCATTTGTGCACCTCAAGCCCAGACCCCTCAGCCACCCGCTCAccccccacctccacctcaGCCTTCTCAACCTTCACCTCAGCAGCCGAAAGAGCTGCCCGTTCAGATGACTGTCCAAAAAGTACAGGAGCCTGCCACGACTGGTCCGGTGGGCTATCAGCACCAGAAGACCCTCTCCAACGCCACCATGCTGATCCACAGTAGCGAGagcgaagaagaggaggaagaggaggagcgacCCGAGCTCGACGTTCAAATCCCGAGCCTTAATGAGGACATTAGCATTAGCGCTCAACTCCAAGCAGCATTGGCCAAACTGCCGAACAAGCCTCCTCCGGAGTACCCCGGTCCTCCGAGACCTCCCAGCAACACGAAGATCCGCAGTCACGGTCACAACCACACTCACAACCACAATCAAGGACCAGGATCCAACCAGGGACCCGTAGACCAGACCCCAGAACAGAACCACGCTCTCACTCACGGACAGAGCCAGGGCAGTGTCGGACCCGGGAGCGCTGGCGGTTCTGGCGGTACGTTAACCCGAGCGGACCAGGTCAACGGGGCGGTTTTGGGACCGTCCATTTCTGAGCCAGACCTGACCAGCGTGAAGGAGAGGGTGAGGAAGGAGCCGGTCAAAGAGAGGCCGGTGTCGGAGATGTTCTCCCTGGAGGACAGCATTGTGGAGCGGGAGATCGCGCAGAGG ACGCTGGAAAGACAGAAAATGTCTGTGGACTCCATGAAGAGGCCCCTGATGATGGCAGCGCTCAACGGGCTCTACGTGGCCCGGATGCCCGTCCCAGAGTGTCCAGCAGAGGACGGCGCCAAAGCTGCCACTGACGAGCGG TGCAAGACTCTGGAGCTGAAGCTGGAAGAGGAGCGGGTTTTCACAGAGTACGAGCAGGTTCCCAAAAAGCGACCCGACTGTGTTCCCACCACGGCCACACTGCCCGAGAACACCGAGCGCAACCGCTTCCGTGACGTGGTCCCGTATGAGGAGAATCGGGTCGAGCTGGTGCCGAACAAAGAGAACAACACTGGATACATCAATGCCTCGCACATCAAG GTGATGATCCGGGGGGAGGAGTGGCACTACATCGCCACCCAGGGGCCGTTAGCTAACACCTGCGCAGACTTCTGGCAGATGGTCTGGGAGCAGGGGGTCAATGTCATCGCCATGGTGACAGCCGAGGAG GAGGGCGGCCGACCCAAGAGCCACCGCTACTGGCCCAAACTGGGCTCCAAACACAACTCGGCCACTCACGGAAAGTTCAAGGTCACCACCAAGTTCCGCACCGACTCGGGGTGGTACGCCACCACGGGACTGAAGGTCAAGCACTTGCTGTCGGGTCAGGAGCGGACCGTGTGGCACCTGCAGTACACGGACTGGCCGGAGCAGGGCTGCCCTGAATACGTCCAGGGTTTCCTCT CCTACCTGGAGGAGATCCAGTCCGTGAGGAGACACACCAACTCCATGCTGGACACCTCCAAGAGCCTCAACCCCCCCGTGGTGGTCCACTGCAGCGCCGGTGTAGGGCGCACGGGCGTGGTCATCCTCACTGAGCTGATGATCAGCTGCCTGGAGCACAACCAG CCGGTGGAAGTCTCCGCCATGTTGTCGGCGCTGCGACAGCAGAGGATGCTGATGGTCCAGACCATCTCCCAGTACAAGTTTGTCTACCAGGTCCTGATCCAGTTCCTCAAGAACTCGCGCCTCATCTGA